One window of Novosphingobium sp. P6W genomic DNA carries:
- the hemC gene encoding hydroxymethylbilane synthase, with protein MTHDKHQDSIPERRFRLGTRRSPLAMAQAHEAQALLARAHGIDPAHIEIVAVTASGDRIQDRALAEIGGKALWTKELDAWLAAGEIDFSVHSAKDVETIRPDAFTIGAILPREDVRDVLVGAASIAALPPGAVVGTSAPRRAAQLLHARPDCRVITFRGNVATRLAKLAAGEADATFLAAAGLNRLGETGTGHPLDAEDWLPAPAQAAIMIECRVNDETTRAFLGAVDHAPSRMQVLAERALLAGLGGNCHSPIAVLTRHEGANLVMRAALYSPDGAEHVTGEARFPAEDAQGPLDLAADLLARAVPAIAVHFAGAPAPEE; from the coding sequence ATGACCCACGATAAACACCAAGATTCCATCCCTGAGAGGCGTTTTCGCCTCGGTACACGTCGATCGCCCCTTGCCATGGCGCAGGCGCACGAAGCGCAGGCACTGCTTGCCCGTGCGCACGGTATCGACCCTGCGCATATAGAGATCGTAGCCGTCACCGCCAGCGGCGATCGCATTCAGGACCGCGCTCTGGCCGAGATCGGCGGCAAGGCCCTGTGGACAAAGGAGCTGGACGCCTGGCTGGCGGCGGGTGAAATCGACTTCTCCGTTCACTCCGCCAAGGATGTCGAGACGATCCGTCCCGACGCCTTCACCATCGGCGCCATCCTGCCGCGCGAAGACGTGCGCGATGTGCTGGTGGGCGCCGCCTCCATCGCCGCGCTGCCGCCGGGCGCCGTGGTCGGCACCAGCGCGCCGCGCCGCGCCGCGCAGCTGCTCCATGCCCGGCCCGACTGCCGCGTCATCACCTTCCGGGGCAATGTCGCCACCCGCCTCGCCAAGCTGGCGGCGGGAGAGGCGGACGCCACCTTCCTTGCCGCCGCCGGGCTGAACCGGCTGGGCGAAACTGGAACCGGACACCCCCTCGACGCCGAGGACTGGCTGCCCGCTCCGGCGCAGGCCGCGATCATGATCGAATGCCGCGTCAATGACGAAACCACCCGCGCCTTCCTCGGCGCCGTGGATCACGCCCCAAGCCGCATGCAGGTCCTGGCCGAGCGGGCGCTGCTGGCAGGGCTTGGCGGCAATTGCCACAGCCCGATCGCGGTGCTGACCCGTCACGAAGGCGCAAACCTCGTCATGCGCGCCGCGCTCTACAGCCCCGACGGCGCCGAGCACGTCACCGGCGAGGCCCGCTTCCCCGCAGAGGATGCGCAAGGCCCGCTTGACCTCGCGGCGGACCTGCTCGCCCGCGCGGTGCCCGCCATCGCCGTACACTTCGCGGGCGCGCCGGCCCCGGAAGAATGA
- the tsaD gene encoding tRNA (adenosine(37)-N6)-threonylcarbamoyltransferase complex transferase subunit TsaD: MSIVLGIESSCDETAAALVTSDRVILAQHIASQDEVHRPFGGVVPEIAARAHVERLAPLIAATLADAGMSLDDVDAIAATAGPGLIGGVMVGLVTAKALAMAAGKPLIAVNHLEGHALSPRLAEASLEYPYLLLLVSGGHCQILLVEDVGKFRRLATTIDDALGEAFDKSAKVLGLGYPGGPALERLALQGDAKKVPLPRPLKGSQEPHFSFAGLKSAVLRAKQSGEHDDADIAASFQQAAIDCLIDRSKRALAKVGPVNALVVAGGVAANKAIRAALEGLAAQHGLPFIAPPLTLCTDNAAMIAWAGLERFARGQSDPLDVAARPRWPLDPEAETVRGAGVKA; encoded by the coding sequence ATGAGCATAGTTCTCGGCATCGAATCTTCCTGCGACGAGACCGCTGCGGCACTGGTTACCAGTGACCGGGTCATCCTTGCCCAGCATATCGCCTCGCAGGACGAGGTTCACCGCCCGTTCGGCGGCGTCGTGCCGGAGATCGCCGCGCGCGCCCATGTAGAGCGCCTTGCGCCGCTGATCGCCGCGACCCTGGCCGACGCCGGGATGTCTCTGGACGACGTCGACGCCATCGCCGCCACTGCTGGACCGGGTCTGATCGGGGGCGTGATGGTGGGCCTCGTCACTGCGAAGGCGCTGGCGATGGCGGCGGGCAAGCCGCTGATCGCGGTGAACCACCTGGAAGGCCACGCGCTGTCGCCGCGCCTTGCCGAGGCGAGCCTGGAATATCCCTACCTGCTCCTGCTCGTCTCGGGCGGGCACTGCCAGATCCTTTTGGTTGAGGACGTGGGCAAGTTCCGCCGCCTCGCCACCACCATCGACGATGCGCTGGGCGAGGCTTTCGACAAGTCCGCCAAAGTGCTGGGGCTGGGCTATCCCGGCGGCCCGGCGCTGGAACGGCTGGCGCTTCAGGGCGATGCGAAGAAAGTGCCGCTGCCCCGGCCGCTCAAGGGGTCGCAGGAACCGCACTTCTCGTTTGCCGGGCTGAAAAGCGCGGTGCTGCGGGCGAAGCAGTCGGGCGAGCATGACGATGCGGATATCGCTGCCTCGTTCCAGCAGGCCGCGATCGATTGCCTGATCGATCGTTCGAAGCGGGCGCTGGCGAAAGTCGGCCCGGTCAACGCGCTGGTCGTCGCGGGCGGGGTTGCTGCCAACAAGGCGATCCGCGCCGCGCTGGAAGGCCTTGCCGCGCAGCACGGCCTGCCGTTCATCGCGCCGCCATTGACGCTGTGTACCGACAATGCGGCGATGATCGCGTGGGCCGGGCTGGAGCGATTTGCGCGCGGGCAGTCCGACCCGCTCGACGTCGCGGCGCGCCCACGCTGGCCGCTGGACCCTGAGGCCGAAACCGTTCGCGGTGCGGGAGTGAAGGCATGA
- a CDS encoding NAD(P)H-dependent glycerol-3-phosphate dehydrogenase — protein MSAARIGVIGAGAWGTALAQALASDGSEVLLWAREPDLVAAINAEHRNALYLPSAVLAPTVRATNDLADLAALPALLVVVPAQFLASVIAGLPEGDRDLVLCAKGIEAGTGRLMNDVAAQACAPERLAVLSGPTFAHEVADGLPTAVTLACAGGREQWERLSPLIARPMLRPYYSDDVTGAEIGGAVKNVLAIACGVVEGLNLGQNARAALIARGYAEMLRFGLARGARAETLSGLCGLGDLVLTCSSTSSRNFSLGLALGQGLTSAEALSGKNSVAEGAATAPVLADLARRDGIQMPIVDAVARLLSGDAPASAVVSDLLARPLRAEQEPAV, from the coding sequence ATGAGTGCAGCACGAATTGGCGTCATCGGCGCAGGCGCATGGGGCACCGCACTGGCGCAGGCGCTGGCCAGTGATGGCAGCGAAGTCCTGCTCTGGGCGCGCGAACCGGACCTCGTCGCCGCGATCAACGCCGAGCACCGCAACGCGCTCTACCTGCCGAGCGCCGTTCTGGCGCCCACGGTGCGCGCCACCAACGACCTTGCCGACCTTGCCGCGCTGCCCGCGCTGCTGGTGGTCGTGCCCGCGCAGTTCCTGGCTTCCGTCATCGCCGGACTGCCGGAAGGTGACCGGGATCTGGTCCTATGCGCCAAGGGTATCGAAGCGGGCACCGGACGCCTCATGAACGATGTCGCCGCGCAGGCCTGCGCGCCTGAACGCCTCGCCGTCCTTTCCGGGCCCACGTTCGCGCATGAAGTCGCAGACGGCCTGCCCACCGCCGTCACGCTCGCCTGTGCGGGCGGGCGGGAGCAGTGGGAGCGATTGTCCCCGCTGATCGCCCGGCCCATGCTGCGGCCTTATTATTCCGACGACGTCACCGGCGCCGAGATTGGCGGGGCGGTGAAGAACGTTCTCGCCATCGCCTGCGGCGTGGTCGAGGGGCTTAACCTCGGCCAGAACGCCCGCGCAGCGCTGATCGCGCGCGGTTATGCCGAGATGTTGCGCTTCGGCCTTGCGCGGGGGGCGCGGGCGGAGACGCTTTCGGGCCTGTGCGGGCTGGGCGATCTTGTCCTCACCTGCTCGTCCACCTCAAGCCGCAATTTCTCGCTCGGCCTCGCGCTGGGGCAGGGCTTGACCTCCGCCGAGGCATTGTCCGGCAAGAACAGTGTTGCCGAGGGCGCGGCCACCGCGCCGGTGCTGGCGGACCTGGCCCGGCGTGACGGCATCCAGATGCCCATCGTCGATGCCGTGGCGCGCCTGCTCAGCGGCGATGCCCCGGCCAGCGCGGTCGTCAGCGACCTGCTCGCCCGCCCGCTGCGCGCCGAACAGGAGCCGGCCGTTTGA
- a CDS encoding lipopolysaccharide biosynthesis protein, which translates to MSETPIPREEATREERQQQDIAALAKGGRTNLFGFFLRLAARIPFLFIAGRAAAYGPAALGRFASALVLIELTSMLCTMGEKRGLAQRLSQNEGQHPANVIADGSIIAVIASVSAAAFFWFVPGLLFPGGHYTWIDRLMVIALPAMTMTEIWLAALAYRLRVTPTVWSRAIVEPWTISIMAGAMIWIAPESGLSIAYIASIYAAALTAFIPFFREYGVPRGWRPKLRGMRKLALYSLPIALADAIEWGTRRVDIFLLGFLAPPAAVGIYYAAQQVASLPQKLKTSFEPVLGPVITRNLKERDYAAIARQVCQVGFWITASQAGIALALGIPGAGVMGLVGREFVGGTGALAFLLAAEVVAATAVVSEAALVYVARVRNLWVSLATIVLQAALTLGGILLMQRLGYNSLFQAAAAAIALMVALGIASIVKSVMLSRILGEPINNWRWALVWAAAPAVVIGYLTHRFLPEWAALALGIPAILGSYFLVIWKKAFGPEDRKLFQKTKPA; encoded by the coding sequence TTGAGCGAAACGCCGATTCCCCGGGAAGAGGCCACCCGCGAGGAACGCCAGCAACAGGATATCGCCGCGCTCGCCAAGGGCGGCCGCACGAACCTGTTCGGCTTTTTCCTGCGACTGGCCGCGCGCATCCCCTTCCTGTTCATCGCGGGGCGCGCCGCCGCCTATGGTCCGGCCGCACTGGGCCGTTTCGCTTCCGCGCTGGTCCTGATCGAACTCACCTCGATGCTCTGCACGATGGGCGAAAAGCGCGGCCTGGCGCAGCGCCTGTCGCAGAACGAGGGGCAGCACCCGGCCAACGTCATCGCCGATGGCTCGATCATCGCGGTGATCGCCAGCGTTTCGGCCGCTGCGTTCTTCTGGTTCGTGCCCGGGCTGCTGTTCCCCGGCGGGCACTACACCTGGATCGACCGGCTGATGGTGATCGCCCTGCCGGCGATGACGATGACCGAGATCTGGCTGGCGGCGCTGGCATACCGCCTGCGGGTGACGCCCACCGTCTGGTCCCGCGCCATCGTCGAGCCGTGGACGATCTCGATCATGGCCGGCGCGATGATCTGGATCGCGCCGGAAAGCGGACTTTCGATCGCCTACATCGCCTCAATCTATGCCGCCGCGCTGACCGCGTTCATCCCGTTCTTCCGCGAATACGGCGTACCGCGCGGCTGGCGACCGAAACTGCGCGGGATGCGCAAGCTGGCGCTCTATTCGCTCCCCATCGCGCTGGCGGACGCCATCGAATGGGGCACCCGCCGCGTCGACATCTTCCTGTTGGGCTTCCTCGCTCCGCCGGCTGCGGTGGGCATCTATTACGCCGCGCAGCAGGTCGCCAGCCTGCCGCAGAAGCTGAAAACCAGCTTCGAGCCGGTGCTCGGCCCGGTCATCACCCGCAACCTGAAGGAGCGCGACTATGCCGCGATCGCCCGGCAGGTGTGCCAGGTGGGCTTCTGGATCACCGCCTCGCAGGCCGGCATCGCGCTGGCCCTGGGCATCCCCGGAGCCGGGGTCATGGGCCTCGTCGGGCGTGAATTCGTCGGCGGCACCGGGGCGCTCGCCTTCCTGCTCGCCGCCGAAGTGGTCGCCGCTACCGCTGTCGTCAGCGAGGCGGCGCTGGTCTACGTGGCGCGGGTGCGCAACTTGTGGGTCTCGCTCGCGACGATCGTCCTGCAGGCGGCGTTGACGCTGGGCGGTATCCTGCTGATGCAGCGACTGGGCTACAACTCGCTGTTCCAGGCCGCCGCCGCCGCCATCGCCCTGATGGTGGCGCTGGGGATCGCCTCGATCGTCAAGTCGGTGATGCTTTCGCGGATCCTGGGCGAGCCGATCAACAACTGGCGCTGGGCGCTGGTCTGGGCCGCTGCTCCCGCCGTGGTGATCGGCTATCTGACCCACCGCTTCCTGCCCGAATGGGCGGCGCTGGCGCTGGGTATCCCGGCGATCCTGGGCTCGTATTTCCTGGTCATCTGGAAAAAGGCGTTCGGCCCGGAAGACCGCAAGCTGTTCCAGAAGACCAAGCCCGCGTAA
- a CDS encoding OmpA family protein has protein sequence MNPRRASLIVAGAALCVVLSFATTRARGGIFIGDLRQKAFAARDVAGGKGVTLAFRDRYGWLTRHPILSGGKGLDAATRTRVAAAVAAVSGIGGVSWANEGDARASSLHCQDDVERILETRTIRFGEASTRLDPSSDKLLGEVARALHPCVGSIIAVTGHTDAGGNAKVNVALSQARAEAVRSALISRGIPGDGLRASGVGAARPVDGLDPRDPANRRIEFSVLFSAPVKPTPIDTPGPE, from the coding sequence ATGAACCCACGCCGCGCTTCCCTTATCGTCGCCGGAGCGGCCCTTTGCGTCGTCCTGTCCTTTGCGACGACGCGCGCACGCGGCGGCATTTTCATCGGCGATCTTCGGCAGAAGGCGTTCGCCGCGCGTGATGTCGCCGGGGGCAAGGGCGTGACGCTGGCCTTCCGCGATCGCTACGGCTGGCTGACACGCCACCCGATCCTTTCGGGCGGCAAGGGACTGGACGCGGCGACGCGCACCCGTGTCGCCGCCGCCGTTGCCGCCGTATCGGGCATCGGCGGGGTGAGCTGGGCGAACGAGGGCGATGCGCGTGCATCCTCGCTGCATTGTCAGGACGATGTCGAGCGTATCCTTGAAACCCGCACCATCCGTTTCGGCGAGGCCAGTACGCGGCTCGACCCCAGCAGCGACAAGCTGCTCGGCGAAGTCGCCCGCGCGCTGCACCCTTGTGTGGGCAGTATCATCGCGGTTACCGGCCACACCGACGCGGGCGGCAACGCCAAAGTCAATGTCGCGCTATCGCAGGCACGGGCGGAGGCGGTGCGTTCGGCATTGATATCGCGCGGTATTCCGGGTGACGGTCTGCGCGCGTCGGGGGTGGGAGCGGCCAGGCCGGTCGATGGCCTCGACCCGCGCGATCCTGCCAACCGCCGTATCGAATTCTCGGTGCTGTTCAGCGCGCCGGTCAAGCCGACCCCGATCGACACGCCGGGACCGGAATGA
- a CDS encoding helix-turn-helix transcriptional regulator: MFSRAPFEQAGWDTALKGLANATGASRAQLLAIGECHTLFNWMTNADDGYVEDFLAIEGHRADVNYRVAASSAPYEVVWEKHYDLVRAAASNEAYIEHVRRWDGEHGAQMVLANDPGAFFGLATINTKSDGRTTEKHRQVLSDIGPQVMAAIRLQRAIEHQGADLLLGSLDALRTAAVLIDGMGRVCSVTNAADELFAPDTLQVRAGMLRAARPDIDRGLQMRIGLALASRQAMPSEMWLQSSHGPLLVEICALPRQEWNFGFAPSAIVTLKAPRGFAGDQGPRLSSALELTRAEGEIVALLAQGHSRQEIARMRGVSAQTVSSQLRTIFQKAGVNREAELVSIARAVIEMAGR, encoded by the coding sequence ATGTTTTCACGGGCCCCCTTCGAACAGGCGGGGTGGGACACCGCGCTCAAGGGGTTGGCGAACGCGACGGGCGCTTCGCGCGCACAGCTTCTTGCCATTGGCGAGTGCCATACCCTGTTCAACTGGATGACCAACGCCGACGATGGCTATGTCGAGGACTTTCTGGCGATCGAGGGGCATCGCGCTGACGTGAACTACCGCGTCGCCGCATCCAGCGCACCCTATGAGGTGGTCTGGGAAAAGCATTACGACCTGGTCCGCGCCGCCGCCAGCAACGAAGCCTATATCGAACACGTCCGCCGCTGGGACGGAGAACACGGCGCCCAGATGGTACTCGCGAACGACCCCGGCGCATTCTTCGGACTGGCAACCATCAATACAAAAAGCGACGGACGCACCACGGAAAAGCACCGCCAGGTACTTAGCGATATCGGCCCGCAGGTCATGGCGGCGATCCGGCTGCAACGGGCGATCGAGCACCAGGGTGCGGACCTGCTACTTGGATCACTGGACGCGCTGCGCACGGCAGCCGTGCTGATCGACGGGATGGGCCGGGTCTGCTCGGTCACCAATGCTGCCGACGAACTGTTCGCGCCGGACACCCTGCAAGTGCGCGCCGGCATGCTTCGCGCGGCGCGGCCGGACATTGATCGCGGGTTGCAGATGCGCATCGGCCTGGCCCTTGCCAGCCGGCAGGCGATGCCTTCGGAAATGTGGCTGCAATCGTCGCACGGGCCGCTGCTGGTGGAAATCTGCGCCCTGCCCCGGCAGGAGTGGAACTTCGGCTTCGCGCCCAGCGCCATCGTCACTCTCAAGGCGCCGCGCGGCTTTGCAGGCGACCAGGGGCCCCGCCTCTCCTCCGCACTGGAACTAACCCGCGCCGAGGGCGAGATCGTGGCGCTCCTGGCACAGGGCCATTCGCGTCAGGAAATTGCCCGGATGCGCGGGGTCAGCGCCCAGACTGTCTCAAGCCAGTTACGCACGATCTTCCAGAAGGCCGGCGTCAACCGCGAGGCGGAACTCGTCTCGATCGCCCGCGCAGTGATCGAAATGGCAGGTCGGTAA
- the uvrB gene encoding excinuclease ABC subunit UvrB yields the protein MAEIIIRRGLEEPDTSDNFTPHKPQRPQKSMPGKPFRIVSDYAPAGDQPTAIAELVGSAQEGEKTQVLLGVTGSGKTFTMAKVIEELQRPALVLAPNKILAAQLYAEFRDFFPDNAVEYFVSYYDYYQPEAYVPRSDTYIEKESSVNEAIDRMRHSATRALLERDDVIIVASVSCLYGIGSVETYSAMIFDLEVGKPQDQTEIIRKLVALQYKRNDVAFARGNFRVRGDNLELFPSHLEDVAWRISFFGDDIEEIAEFDPLTGKKGAVLEKIRVYANSHYVTPGPTMRQAAEAIRFELTERLKELEAEGKLLEAQRLEQRTNFDLEMIAATGACNGIENYSRFLTGRIPGEPPPTLFEYLPDNALLFVDESHQTVPQIGAMSKGDHRRKITLAEYGFRLPSCIDNRPLRFNEWDAMRPQTFAVSATPGHWEMDQTGGVFAEQVIRPTGLIDPPVEIRPVEDQVQDCIVQCKEVAAKGYRTLVTTLTKRMAEDLTEFMHEQGVRVRYMHSDVETLERIELIRDLRMGVYDVLIGINLLREGLDIPECGLVCILDADKEGFLRSETSLIQTIGRAARNVDGRVILYADRMTGSMERAIAETDRRRARQEAFNLENGITPQSIKRRIADIVADTASRDGVVVDLEDDTRNNLVGHNLRAYIEDLEKRMRNAAADLEFEEAGRLRDEIRRLEASELGLPEAEHKAPRVGRSNEGKPGTRKTRYGKQQKKWGK from the coding sequence ATGGCAGAGATCATCATCCGTCGCGGCCTCGAAGAACCCGACACTTCGGACAACTTTACCCCTCACAAGCCGCAGCGACCCCAAAAGTCGATGCCGGGCAAACCGTTCCGCATCGTGTCGGATTACGCCCCCGCCGGCGATCAGCCCACCGCCATCGCCGAACTGGTAGGCTCCGCGCAGGAGGGCGAAAAGACGCAGGTGCTGCTGGGCGTCACCGGCTCAGGCAAGACCTTCACCATGGCCAAGGTGATCGAGGAACTGCAGCGCCCGGCTCTGGTTCTGGCGCCGAACAAGATCCTCGCCGCCCAGCTCTACGCCGAATTTCGCGATTTCTTTCCCGACAACGCGGTGGAATATTTCGTATCCTACTACGATTATTACCAGCCCGAGGCCTACGTCCCCCGGTCGGACACTTACATCGAGAAGGAAAGCTCGGTGAACGAGGCGATCGACCGGATGCGCCACTCGGCCACCCGCGCCTTGTTGGAGCGGGACGACGTCATCATCGTCGCCTCCGTGTCATGCCTTTACGGCATCGGCTCGGTCGAGACGTACTCGGCGATGATCTTCGACCTCGAAGTGGGCAAGCCGCAGGACCAGACCGAAATCATCCGCAAGCTGGTCGCCCTCCAGTACAAGCGCAACGACGTCGCTTTCGCGCGCGGCAACTTTCGCGTTCGCGGCGACAATCTCGAACTGTTCCCCTCGCACCTCGAAGACGTAGCCTGGCGCATCAGCTTCTTCGGCGACGATATCGAGGAAATCGCCGAGTTCGACCCGCTTACCGGAAAGAAGGGCGCGGTCCTCGAAAAGATCCGCGTCTACGCCAATTCGCACTACGTCACCCCCGGCCCGACGATGCGGCAGGCCGCCGAGGCCATCCGTTTCGAGTTGACCGAGCGGCTCAAGGAACTGGAGGCTGAAGGCAAACTGCTCGAAGCCCAGCGGCTGGAACAGCGCACCAACTTCGACCTCGAAATGATCGCCGCCACCGGTGCCTGCAACGGTATCGAGAACTACAGCCGCTTCCTGACGGGCCGTATCCCCGGCGAGCCTCCGCCGACCCTGTTCGAATACCTGCCGGACAACGCCTTGCTGTTCGTCGACGAAAGCCACCAGACGGTGCCGCAGATCGGCGCGATGTCGAAAGGCGATCACCGCCGCAAGATCACGCTGGCCGAATACGGTTTCCGCCTGCCCAGTTGCATCGACAACCGCCCGCTGCGCTTCAACGAATGGGACGCGATGCGCCCGCAGACGTTCGCCGTCTCGGCCACGCCCGGCCACTGGGAAATGGATCAGACCGGCGGCGTCTTTGCCGAACAGGTCATCCGCCCGACCGGGCTGATCGACCCGCCCGTGGAAATCCGCCCGGTCGAGGACCAGGTGCAGGACTGCATCGTCCAGTGCAAGGAAGTCGCCGCCAAGGGCTATCGCACCCTCGTCACCACCCTGACCAAGCGCATGGCCGAGGATCTGACCGAGTTCATGCACGAGCAGGGCGTGCGCGTGCGCTACATGCACTCCGACGTCGAGACGCTGGAGCGCATCGAGTTGATCCGCGACCTGCGCATGGGCGTCTACGACGTGCTGATCGGCATCAACCTGCTGCGCGAGGGCCTGGACATCCCCGAATGCGGGCTGGTGTGCATCCTCGACGCCGACAAGGAAGGCTTCCTGCGCAGCGAAACCTCGCTGATCCAGACGATCGGCCGCGCCGCGCGCAACGTCGACGGGCGGGTGATCCTCTATGCTGACCGCATGACCGGATCGATGGAACGCGCCATCGCCGAGACCGACCGCCGCCGTGCGCGGCAGGAGGCGTTCAACCTCGAAAACGGCATCACCCCGCAGTCGATCAAGCGCCGCATCGCCGACATCGTCGCCGATACCGCCAGCCGCGACGGTGTGGTGGTCGACCTTGAGGACGATACCCGCAACAACCTCGTCGGCCACAACCTGCGCGCTTATATCGAAGACCTCGAAAAGCGGATGCGCAATGCGGCGGCAGACCTGGAATTCGAGGAAGCCGGCCGCCTGCGCGACGAGATCAGGCGGCTTGAGGCGAGCGAACTGGGCTTGCCGGAAGCAGAGCACAAGGCACCCAGGGTCGGCCGCAGCAACGAAGGCAAGCCCGGCACGCGCAAGACCCGCTACGGGAAACAACAGAAGAAGTGGGGGAAGTAG
- a CDS encoding DUF3617 domain-containing protein, with amino-acid sequence MNGKFGIMAAAGLAALALAGCGSKDDAKDGAPKSIEQVKKEADKLVKPEPGEYRQVMEIKSLEVPGMPKEAAEQMKGAMKASQEGTFCLTKADADRGFKDMFNDVGKGNQCTYSKFDVDGGALDAQMECQSQQAGKAVMKMKGTVTEKGSDVTVAMDTNGGPPPMGTMKMTMHMTTTRLGDCKAK; translated from the coding sequence ATGAACGGCAAGTTCGGGATCATGGCTGCGGCGGGTCTGGCTGCGCTGGCGCTGGCGGGTTGCGGATCGAAGGACGATGCGAAGGATGGGGCCCCCAAGTCGATCGAGCAGGTCAAGAAGGAAGCCGATAAGCTGGTGAAGCCCGAGCCCGGTGAATATCGCCAGGTCATGGAGATCAAGAGCCTGGAAGTGCCCGGCATGCCCAAGGAAGCGGCCGAGCAGATGAAGGGCGCCATGAAGGCGTCGCAGGAAGGCACGTTCTGCCTGACCAAGGCGGATGCCGATCGCGGCTTCAAGGACATGTTCAACGATGTCGGCAAGGGCAACCAGTGCACCTATTCGAAGTTCGACGTTGATGGCGGCGCGCTGGATGCCCAGATGGAGTGCCAGTCGCAGCAAGCCGGCAAGGCAGTCATGAAAATGAAAGGCACCGTCACCGAAAAGGGTTCCGACGTGACGGTCGCGATGGATACCAACGGTGGTCCGCCGCCGATGGGCACGATGAAGATGACGATGCACATGACAACCACGCGCCTTGGCGATTGCAAGGCTAAATAG
- a CDS encoding triacylglycerol lipase codes for MDPLNDVKGQIPGEEQAPGSLRDAIARRAAFAREPHPEGVRKPPLQLMLAELRSLYRGAHRGQVVRAAARPMPVMLLPGFAAHPKRMQPMADALAASGHHVYGWGLGFNFGPSERNFSYLMRRVAVIARESWSPVALVGWSLGGLFAREIARREPALVAKVITMGTPFSGDPRANNAWKAYQMVTGHSVDRPPIDCDFSEKPAVPTVALWSPRDGIIQPRAAAGWPHERDRAVAIRCSHLDFSSSPKVVAEVLRQLDIKE; via the coding sequence ATGGATCCGCTGAACGACGTTAAAGGGCAGATACCGGGGGAGGAGCAGGCCCCAGGGTCCCTGCGCGACGCCATTGCGCGCCGCGCGGCCTTTGCGCGTGAGCCGCACCCGGAGGGCGTGAGGAAGCCGCCTTTGCAGCTGATGCTGGCGGAACTGCGTTCGCTTTATCGCGGCGCACACCGCGGGCAGGTGGTGCGGGCGGCGGCAAGGCCGATGCCGGTGATGCTGCTGCCGGGCTTTGCCGCGCACCCGAAGCGCATGCAGCCGATGGCCGATGCGCTGGCGGCGTCAGGTCACCATGTCTACGGCTGGGGGCTGGGCTTCAATTTCGGGCCTAGCGAGCGCAATTTCTCTTACCTGATGCGCCGGGTGGCGGTGATCGCGCGGGAAAGCTGGTCGCCGGTCGCCCTTGTCGGCTGGAGCCTGGGCGGCCTGTTCGCGCGGGAGATCGCGCGGCGCGAGCCGGCGCTGGTGGCCAAGGTCATCACCATGGGCACGCCATTCTCCGGCGATCCGCGCGCGAACAATGCGTGGAAGGCCTATCAGATGGTGACGGGCCATTCGGTGGACCGGCCGCCGATCGACTGCGATTTCTCGGAGAAACCGGCGGTGCCGACTGTGGCACTGTGGAGCCCGCGCGACGGCATCATCCAGCCCCGGGCCGCTGCGGGCTGGCCCCATGAGCGGGACCGCGCCGTCGCGATTCGGTGCAGCCATCTCGACTTTTCGAGTTCGCCCAAAGTGGTGGCCGAAGTGCTGCGCCAGCTGGATATCAAGGAATAG